Genomic segment of Chloroflexota bacterium:
TAAGGATATATTCCCAAACCGGTTGCCGCGGGCTGCCATGCGCCAGGGTAATATCTTCATCGGCAATTACTTTGGCCGGTAAATTCTCGATATAAGCCAAATTTTCGGTGGTAATTGTTTCTTGTGTCCAGCTTACGGCCTGACGGGCTTCTACATTGAAAGCATCGGTATTGATTCGCCCCATTGTGGCAGCATCATGATTCCCTAGCAAAGCCACCAAATGCGGCAATTCACGCACGACATCTACACATTCGTTGGGATCCGGCCCATAACCAACCAGATCGCCCAAAAACCATACCGCGTCGTAATTGCTGCCAGCATCGTTCAAAACGGCTTGCAGCGCGGTCAGGTTGGCGTGAATGTCGGAAATAAGCAAGATGCGCATTGCACTAATCTTAACACAATTTCCCCCAAACCGGATATGGGGTATGGCGGTAGTTCCTAAAGAACCGCCATACCCCATATCTGAAAATTAACCACGGCGATTCCCAGAGACCCGAAATGGTACTGTTACAGCGCTATCGCTGCCGCAGGCGTGGATTCACGATGTCATCCAGGGCGCGGCCTACCAGGTAGAAGGCACTGCAAAAAAACATAAT
This window contains:
- a CDS encoding metallophosphoesterase family protein, which gives rise to MRILLISDIHANLTALQAVLNDAGSNYDAVWFLGDLVGYGPDPNECVDVVRELPHLVALLGNHDAATMGRINTDAFNVEARQAVSWTQETITTENLAYIENLPAKVIADEDITLAHGSPRQPVWEYILNVRIAAENFQFFDTAYCFIGHTHLPSIFHLNERTRRVDLVVPLENTIFDLTPRLIINPGSVGQPRDRDPRAAYALVDLEQMSVEFRRIDYDIAAVQARMSEAGLPQKHINRLELGW